In the Phaeobacter gallaeciensis genome, one interval contains:
- a CDS encoding cytochrome P450 gives MTPLPPKPPTRPDKVSLWRYVRLFRKDILSAQPARLYRAWMAEFRTPFFRSFLLNQPDLVKTVLKDRPDDFPKSDRISEGLKPLLGNSVFLTNGEVWKRQRRIIDPAFEGGRLKETFPAMRAAAEAAAARLKGQEGEVEVEAVTSHVAADVIFRTLFSIPIEHEVAAEVFSRFRDYQRSQPILNLAAFVPVPRWMPRFFRKGTRENATRIRALITQLTGERAAEIAAGTAPQDLATKIMTTADPETGARFSTDEMVDQVAIFFLAGHETSASALAWTLYLMAIYPEWQEKVAEEAAALEDDSFAAVSRLRISRDVFREALRLYPPVPMMVREAACPERFRDREVPQGSQLVLSPWHLHRHERLWDNPDGFDPERWQTENGKKCQREAYMPFSAGPRVCTGAGFAMVEGPLILSMLLRHFRVAPVAGKEPVPVAHLTVRAKNGIWLRLERRDQSPV, from the coding sequence ATGACGCCTCTACCGCCCAAACCCCCTACGCGGCCGGACAAGGTATCGCTCTGGCGCTATGTGAGGCTGTTTCGCAAGGACATCCTGTCGGCGCAGCCCGCGCGGCTTTACCGGGCATGGATGGCTGAATTCCGCACGCCCTTCTTCCGGTCCTTCCTGCTGAACCAGCCGGATCTGGTGAAAACCGTGCTGAAGGACCGCCCGGACGATTTCCCGAAATCGGACCGGATCAGCGAGGGGTTGAAGCCGCTGCTGGGTAATTCTGTGTTCCTGACCAACGGCGAAGTCTGGAAGCGCCAGCGCCGGATCATCGACCCGGCATTCGAAGGCGGGCGTCTGAAAGAGACCTTCCCGGCGATGCGTGCCGCTGCCGAAGCCGCTGCCGCGCGCCTGAAGGGGCAGGAGGGAGAGGTGGAGGTTGAGGCGGTGACTTCGCATGTGGCGGCGGATGTGATTTTTCGCACGCTGTTTTCCATCCCCATCGAGCACGAGGTTGCCGCCGAGGTGTTTTCCCGCTTCCGGGACTACCAGCGCAGCCAGCCAATCCTGAATCTCGCCGCCTTTGTGCCGGTGCCGCGCTGGATGCCGCGTTTCTTTCGCAAGGGAACGCGGGAAAATGCTACGCGAATTCGCGCCCTGATTACCCAGTTGACGGGTGAGCGCGCAGCCGAAATCGCTGCCGGAACCGCGCCGCAGGACCTTGCGACCAAGATCATGACCACTGCCGACCCGGAAACCGGGGCGCGCTTTTCGACCGATGAGATGGTCGATCAGGTGGCGATCTTCTTTCTGGCCGGTCATGAAACCAGTGCTTCGGCGCTGGCCTGGACGCTTTATCTGATGGCGATCTACCCGGAGTGGCAGGAGAAGGTGGCCGAGGAAGCCGCGGCCCTTGAGGACGACAGTTTCGCCGCCGTATCGCGCCTGCGCATTAGCCGTGATGTGTTCCGCGAGGCGCTGCGGCTCTATCCGCCGGTACCGATGATGGTGCGCGAGGCTGCGTGCCCCGAACGTTTCCGCGACCGCGAAGTGCCGCAAGGATCGCAACTGGTGCTCAGCCCCTGGCACCTGCATCGCCATGAACGGCTATGGGACAACCCTGATGGCTTTGATCCGGAGCGCTGGCAGACCGAGAATGGCAAAAAGTGTCAACGCGAAGCCTATATGCCGTTCTCGGCTGGTCCCCGGGTCTGTACCGGTGCTGGCTTTGCTATGGTCGAAGGGCCGTTGATCCTGTCGATGCTGCTGCGCCATTTCCGGGTGGCGCCGGTGGCAGGCAAGGAGCCCGTTCCGGTTGCCCATCTAACGGTGCGGGCAAAGAATGGGATCTGGCTGCGGCTGGAGCGGCGGGATCAGTCCCCGGTCTGA
- a CDS encoding ribbon-helix-helix domain-containing protein codes for MSNRPKKHSLTLRGHRTSVSLEDEFWTAFRAIAAKEGRAINDLAADIDEERGTECGLASAIRLYVLRHLQAHQTGD; via the coding sequence ATGAGCAACCGTCCCAAGAAACACTCCCTGACCCTGCGCGGGCACCGCACCTCGGTCTCTCTGGAGGATGAATTCTGGACTGCCTTCCGCGCCATAGCCGCCAAGGAAGGCCGTGCAATCAACGACTTGGCTGCCGACATTGATGAAGAACGCGGAACAGAATGCGGGCTGGCCTCGGCCATCCGCCTGTACGTTCTGCGCCACCTGCAGGCGCATCAGACCGGGGACTGA
- a CDS encoding DUF4169 family protein yields the protein MAEPVNLNRFRKQKARAEKKARADANAVKFGRSKAEKQLDRSRRDKSDRQLDGHKSEE from the coding sequence ATGGCGGAACCGGTCAATCTGAACCGGTTCAGGAAACAAAAGGCGCGGGCCGAGAAAAAGGCCCGCGCTGATGCCAACGCTGTGAAATTCGGCCGCAGCAAGGCCGAGAAACAGCTGGACCGCAGTCGGCGTGACAAAAGCGACCGCCAACTTGACGGTCACAAGTCCGAAGAATGA
- the fumC gene encoding class II fumarate hydratase, producing MSDTRTETDSFGPLEVPSDKYWGAQTQRSIMNFPIGWEKQPVAIVRALGVIKKACAMANKASGKMDANIADAVIEAAGEVIEGKFDDNFPLVVWQTGSGTQSNMNSNEVIANRAIEILGGVIGSKDPVHPNDHCNMGQSSNDTFPTAMHIATAMSVRDVLVPGLTKLAEGLEKKSEEFKDIIKIGRTHTQDATPLTLGQEFSGYAHQIRQGLARVEAAMPGIYELAQGGTAVGTGLNTQNGWGETVAANMAEITGLPFVTAPNKFEALAAHDAMVFLSGALATIAGSCYKIANDIRFLGSGPRSGLGELILPENEPGSSIMPGKVNPTQAEALTQVAAHVMGNDAAIKFAGSQGHFELNVYNPMMSYNLLQSIQLLGDAADSFTERMLMGIQANEPRIEKLMKESLMLVTALAPTIGYDNATKVAKTAHKNGTTLKEEAIALGFVDEATFDAVVRPEDMIGPKA from the coding sequence ATGTCCGATACCCGCACCGAAACAGACAGCTTTGGTCCGCTGGAAGTTCCTTCCGACAAATACTGGGGCGCGCAGACGCAGCGTTCGATCATGAACTTCCCCATTGGCTGGGAAAAACAGCCCGTCGCCATCGTGCGCGCGCTGGGCGTGATCAAGAAAGCCTGCGCCATGGCCAACAAGGCCTCTGGCAAAATGGACGCCAATATCGCCGATGCGGTGATCGAAGCCGCAGGTGAGGTGATCGAAGGCAAGTTCGACGACAACTTCCCGCTGGTTGTCTGGCAGACCGGCTCCGGCACCCAGTCGAACATGAACTCGAACGAGGTGATCGCCAACCGGGCGATCGAGATCCTCGGCGGCGTCATCGGCTCCAAGGATCCCGTGCACCCCAACGATCACTGCAACATGGGGCAGTCTTCGAACGATACCTTCCCCACCGCAATGCATATCGCCACTGCCATGTCCGTGCGTGACGTGCTGGTGCCGGGCCTGACCAAACTGGCCGAAGGGTTGGAGAAGAAGTCCGAAGAGTTCAAGGACATCATCAAGATCGGTCGCACCCACACCCAGGACGCAACCCCGCTGACATTGGGCCAGGAATTCTCTGGCTACGCGCATCAGATCCGTCAGGGTCTGGCACGGGTCGAGGCCGCGATGCCCGGTATCTATGAGCTGGCACAGGGCGGCACCGCCGTCGGCACCGGGCTCAATACCCAAAACGGCTGGGGCGAGACCGTAGCGGCCAACATGGCCGAGATCACCGGCCTGCCTTTTGTCACAGCACCGAACAAGTTCGAGGCACTGGCCGCGCATGACGCCATGGTGTTCCTGTCCGGCGCCCTCGCGACCATCGCAGGCAGCTGCTACAAGATCGCAAACGACATCCGCTTCCTCGGCTCTGGTCCGCGTTCGGGTCTGGGTGAGCTGATCCTGCCGGAAAACGAACCCGGTTCCTCGATCATGCCGGGCAAGGTGAACCCGACCCAGGCAGAAGCACTGACACAGGTCGCCGCCCATGTCATGGGCAACGACGCCGCGATCAAATTCGCGGGCAGCCAGGGCCATTTCGAACTGAACGTCTACAACCCGATGATGTCCTACAACCTGCTGCAGTCCATCCAGCTGCTGGGTGATGCGGCGGACAGCTTTACCGAGCGGATGTTGATGGGCATTCAGGCGAACGAGCCCCGCATCGAAAAGCTGATGAAAGAGTCGCTGATGCTGGTCACCGCTCTGGCGCCGACCATCGGCTATGACAACGCCACCAAGGTCGCCAAGACCGCGCATAAGAACGGCACCACCCTCAAGGAAGAAGCCATCGCGCTTGGTTTTGTGGATGAAGCCACCTTTGACGCCGTGGTGCGCCCCGAAGACATGATCGGGCCCAAGGCCTGA
- a CDS encoding SspB family protein codes for MSREIDYGNLMHSAMRGLIRTVLQDVADNGLPGNHHFFITFDTRHPDAQLADWLRERYPEEMTVVMQHWYDNLAVDQDGFAVTLNFGETPEPLYIPYDAIKTFVDPSVEFGLRFETAEDDVEDEQPEDITAPEEDTTTDETAEKTDAEVVSLDSFRK; via the coding sequence GTGTCCCGAGAAATCGACTACGGTAACCTGATGCATTCCGCCATGCGCGGCCTGATCCGCACCGTCCTGCAGGATGTGGCGGACAACGGTCTGCCCGGCAATCATCACTTCTTCATCACCTTTGACACCCGTCATCCCGATGCCCAGCTTGCCGACTGGCTGCGCGAACGCTACCCGGAAGAAATGACCGTGGTGATGCAGCACTGGTATGACAATCTTGCCGTCGATCAGGATGGCTTTGCCGTCACGCTCAATTTCGGTGAAACGCCAGAGCCGCTCTATATTCCTTACGACGCGATCAAAACCTTCGTGGACCCCTCCGTCGAATTCGGCCTGCGGTTCGAAACCGCCGAGGACGACGTCGAGGACGAACAGCCCGAAGACATCACCGCGCCCGAGGAAGATACGACTACGGATGAGACAGCGGAGAAAACCGACGCCGAGGTGGTATCGCTGGACAGCTTCCGCAAGTAA
- the chrA gene encoding chromate efflux transporter, with translation MDLSASFTPDRPDLRDLFRVFLRIGLLSFGGPAAQIALMHRELVEQRPWLSEDEFLRGLSFCMLLPGPEAMQLCTYTGWRLRGTFGGILAGLLFVLPGAAVIAALVWLYAAFGTVPGVQAAFAGIKAAVIIVVLQALWRLSKKALSKGSDWALAGLGFVGLFFLGLPFPVVVLGAGLFGLVKGQAAAPAEVTKGHGSQSPLRVAAFWSILWLTPLALLHFSGFGFLADIGWFFAKLAVVTFGGAYAVLAYMSQTVVEQHGWVTAGQMIDALGLAETTPGPLILVTQFIAMLAGLATGGMPVFLAAGAVALWATFVPCFLWIFTAAPYVERLSLHPRLGSALKAITAAVTGVILNLSVWFLLHVLFRDLPQTQVGPLSFVVPDWSSLDAEALFLTAVAAGATIALRGRLLWLLALMVVAGLAVAAAPDLLLP, from the coding sequence ATCGACTTGTCTGCCAGTTTCACGCCCGACCGCCCGGATCTGCGCGATCTGTTCCGCGTTTTCCTTCGTATCGGCCTGCTGAGCTTTGGCGGCCCCGCCGCCCAGATCGCCCTGATGCATCGCGAACTGGTGGAGCAGCGCCCCTGGCTCAGCGAAGATGAATTCCTGCGTGGTCTCTCCTTCTGCATGCTACTGCCCGGCCCCGAGGCGATGCAGCTGTGCACCTATACCGGCTGGCGCCTGCGCGGCACCTTTGGGGGGATTCTGGCCGGATTGCTCTTTGTGCTGCCCGGCGCCGCAGTTATTGCCGCATTGGTCTGGCTTTACGCTGCCTTTGGCACCGTGCCGGGGGTTCAGGCCGCCTTTGCCGGGATCAAGGCAGCGGTCATCATCGTGGTTCTGCAAGCCCTGTGGCGGCTCAGTAAGAAGGCCCTCAGCAAAGGCTCCGATTGGGCCCTCGCCGGACTTGGCTTTGTCGGGTTGTTTTTCCTTGGCCTGCCCTTTCCCGTTGTCGTCCTGGGCGCAGGTCTGTTTGGTCTTGTGAAAGGCCAGGCAGCGGCACCGGCAGAAGTCACAAAGGGACACGGGTCACAATCGCCGCTGCGGGTCGCTGCCTTCTGGAGCATTCTCTGGCTGACGCCGCTGGCACTGCTGCATTTTTCCGGCTTCGGCTTTCTGGCAGACATTGGCTGGTTCTTTGCCAAACTCGCTGTGGTAACCTTTGGCGGCGCCTATGCGGTGCTCGCCTATATGAGCCAGACCGTGGTCGAGCAGCATGGCTGGGTCACCGCCGGGCAGATGATCGACGCGCTGGGTCTTGCAGAAACCACCCCCGGACCGCTGATCCTGGTCACCCAGTTCATTGCGATGCTGGCCGGGCTGGCGACCGGCGGGATGCCCGTGTTCCTGGCTGCCGGGGCGGTGGCCCTCTGGGCGACCTTCGTGCCCTGCTTCCTGTGGATCTTTACCGCCGCCCCCTATGTGGAGCGCCTCTCGCTGCATCCCCGCCTTGGCAGCGCGCTAAAGGCGATCACCGCTGCGGTGACCGGTGTCATCCTCAACCTGTCGGTCTGGTTCCTGCTGCACGTCCTGTTCCGCGACCTGCCGCAGACACAGGTCGGGCCGCTGTCCTTTGTGGTGCCGGACTGGAGCAGCCTTGACGCCGAGGCGCTGTTTCTCACAGCAGTGGCAGCGGGCGCGACCATCGCGCTGCGCGGGCGGCTGCTCTGGCTTCTGGCGCTTATGGTTGTGGCGGGGCTCGCAGTTGCGGCTGCACCCGATCTGCTGCTCCCGTAA
- a CDS encoding ester cyclase yields the protein MTHQTGSVLETVKQWFHELWEEADTAAINALSNSGTTMQGAISELAAPQNYGEVVTALNDLLKNIHFEYAYPVEQGEWVAVKLIVQAQSAATGDDVRFTGQIIARVKEAIVTELIATIDYMKMFEQLGQLPEDSLPICLTGEQLIWAQ from the coding sequence ATGACTCATCAGACAGGCAGCGTTCTTGAGACTGTAAAGCAATGGTTTCACGAGCTTTGGGAAGAAGCGGACACGGCCGCCATAAATGCCCTCTCCAATTCTGGCACCACGATGCAGGGAGCGATATCAGAGCTGGCTGCGCCACAGAACTATGGCGAAGTGGTCACCGCGTTGAATGACCTGCTAAAGAATATTCACTTCGAATACGCCTATCCTGTCGAGCAGGGGGAATGGGTTGCAGTAAAGTTGATCGTGCAGGCGCAATCCGCCGCAACTGGGGATGACGTTCGCTTTACCGGGCAGATCATCGCCCGGGTCAAAGAAGCAATAGTGACAGAACTTATTGCAACCATAGACTACATGAAGATGTTCGAGCAGCTTGGCCAGCTGCCCGAGGATTCCCTCCCGATCTGCCTCACAGGCGAGCAATTGATCTGGGCTCAGTAA
- a CDS encoding ester cyclase: MTNAQRLRNWYTEVWEKGNLDAITDFIAPDTIAKGIVPEMQMGIDDFRDLIMTFQAQVGRFEVNLPKVIAEGDWVSAFLVVRTSRTDTGAPLEVSGQVMARFENGRIAEAYNHVDYICLLEQMDLLPPDTIPICMTGQRLDWVRQTSHSIAAAP, encoded by the coding sequence ATGACCAACGCTCAACGCTTGCGAAACTGGTATACCGAGGTCTGGGAAAAAGGAAACCTGGACGCGATCACAGATTTCATTGCACCGGACACCATCGCCAAGGGAATCGTTCCTGAAATGCAGATGGGAATCGATGATTTCCGAGACCTTATCATGACCTTTCAGGCCCAGGTCGGGCGGTTTGAAGTGAACCTGCCCAAGGTGATCGCCGAAGGCGACTGGGTTTCAGCCTTTCTCGTCGTGCGCACCTCAAGAACCGACACGGGCGCCCCGCTTGAGGTTTCAGGGCAGGTCATGGCCCGGTTCGAAAACGGCAGGATCGCCGAAGCCTATAATCACGTCGATTATATCTGCCTGCTGGAGCAAATGGACCTGTTGCCGCCCGACACGATCCCGATCTGCATGACCGGGCAGCGGCTCGATTGGGTCAGACAGACATCCCACAGCATCGCCGCGGCGCCTTAG
- a CDS encoding FadR/GntR family transcriptional regulator → MKIDPSSSDDLSVQIAQAIKDAIIGGQLIVDERLPSEAELADHFQVSRPTVREALKRLAAQSLIRTQRGATGGAFVNRLSFEDAYPQQVTTSTLLLSMNAVSFDTACEARYALERACAPLSAQRRTADQLATMRTEMFRQSQPGLTDEAFCASDVAFHRALVDGAGNPVLSYQLAGAVEAMQPLMNMITFTARDRARIVDLHGRIADAIESGDGTAASEGLSDLEKETRKLASDVFAARAAAVST, encoded by the coding sequence ATGAAAATCGACCCTTCCAGTTCCGACGACCTCTCTGTGCAAATCGCACAGGCAATCAAGGACGCGATTATTGGCGGTCAGCTGATCGTCGATGAACGACTTCCTTCCGAGGCCGAACTGGCCGATCATTTTCAGGTGTCCCGCCCGACCGTACGCGAAGCGTTGAAACGGCTTGCGGCGCAATCGCTGATCCGTACGCAGCGCGGCGCCACCGGCGGCGCCTTCGTCAACCGATTGAGTTTTGAGGATGCCTACCCCCAGCAGGTGACCACCTCGACCCTGCTGCTGTCGATGAATGCGGTCAGTTTCGACACAGCCTGCGAAGCGCGTTATGCGCTGGAGCGCGCCTGCGCGCCCTTGTCGGCCCAGCGGCGCACAGCCGATCAACTGGCCACGATGCGGACCGAGATGTTCCGCCAGTCCCAGCCCGGCCTGACCGATGAAGCCTTCTGCGCCTCGGATGTTGCCTTTCACCGGGCGCTCGTCGATGGCGCGGGCAATCCAGTCCTGTCCTATCAGCTGGCTGGCGCAGTCGAGGCAATGCAGCCGCTGATGAACATGATCACCTTCACCGCAAGGGACCGTGCACGTATCGTGGATTTGCACGGACGCATCGCGGATGCCATCGAATCCGGTGACGGCACCGCTGCCAGCGAAGGCCTCAGTGATCTGGAAAAGGAAACGCGCAAGCTGGCCTCGGATGTCTTCGCCGCACGTGCTGCGGCGGTCTCAACCTGA
- a CDS encoding dimethylsulfoniopropionate demethylase, with product MALISPSRRLRRTPFSQGVEEAGVRAYTVYNHMLLPTVFESVEADYHHLKNHVQVWDVACERQVELRGPDAGRLMQMLTPRDLRGMTAGQCFYVPIVDETGGMLNDPVAVKLAEDRWWISIADSDLLYWVKGIANGWRLDVLVDEPDVSPLAVQGPKAEELMVRVFGESIRNIRFFRFGVYQFQGHDLVIARSGYSKQGGFEIYVEGSEFGMPLWRKLFEAGEDLQVRAGCPNLIERIEGGLLSYGNDMTDDNTPHECGLGRFCNTHTAIGCIGRDALLRVAKEGPVQQIRPIAIDGDAVPPCTQFWPVFAGGRPAGRISSAAWSPDFRTNVAIGMIRMTHWDAGSRLEVETPDGMRTATVREKFWM from the coding sequence ATGGCACTGATTTCACCGTCGCGTCGGCTGCGGCGCACCCCGTTTTCCCAAGGTGTGGAAGAGGCCGGAGTGCGCGCCTACACCGTTTACAACCACATGCTGCTGCCCACGGTTTTCGAAAGCGTCGAGGCGGATTACCATCATCTGAAGAACCATGTTCAGGTCTGGGATGTGGCCTGCGAGCGCCAGGTGGAATTGCGCGGACCTGATGCCGGGCGGCTGATGCAGATGCTGACCCCGCGCGATCTGCGCGGGATGACGGCAGGCCAGTGTTTCTACGTGCCCATCGTCGATGAAACCGGCGGCATGCTGAACGATCCCGTGGCGGTTAAGCTGGCCGAGGACCGCTGGTGGATCTCCATCGCGGACAGCGACCTTCTTTACTGGGTCAAGGGTATCGCCAATGGCTGGCGTCTGGATGTGCTGGTGGACGAACCCGATGTCTCACCGCTGGCCGTGCAGGGACCAAAGGCCGAGGAGCTGATGGTGCGCGTCTTTGGTGAAAGCATCCGCAATATCCGCTTCTTCCGCTTCGGGGTCTATCAGTTCCAGGGTCATGATCTGGTCATTGCGCGCTCGGGGTATTCCAAACAGGGCGGGTTCGAGATCTACGTGGAGGGCAGCGAATTTGGCATGCCACTGTGGCGCAAGCTGTTCGAGGCGGGTGAGGATCTGCAGGTGCGTGCGGGTTGTCCGAACCTGATCGAACGGATCGAGGGCGGCTTGCTGAGCTATGGTAACGACATGACCGACGACAACACGCCACATGAATGTGGTCTGGGCCGGTTCTGCAATACCCATACGGCGATTGGCTGTATCGGCCGGGATGCGCTGTTGCGGGTGGCCAAGGAAGGGCCGGTGCAGCAGATCCGCCCGATTGCCATCGACGGCGATGCCGTGCCACCCTGTACTCAGTTCTGGCCGGTGTTTGCTGGCGGTCGTCCGGCGGGGCGAATTTCCTCGGCGGCCTGGTCGCCCGATTTCCGCACCAATGTGGCAATCGGCATGATCCGCATGACTCATTGGGATGCGGGCTCAAGACTTGAGGTAGAAACACCCGACGGTATGCGCACGGCCACCGTGCGCGAGAAATTCTGGATGTGA
- the acuI gene encoding acryloyl-CoA reductase, which produces MFNALVVNKDEDTGKTSAAVEQISLDDLPEAEVTVAVDYSTVNYKDGLCIGPGGGLVRKYPHIPGIDFAGTVEASSDARYKAGDKVVLTGWRVGEAHWGGYSQKARVRADWLVPLPEGLTTRQAMAVGTAGFTAMLAVMALEDHGLQKDHGPVLVTGAAGGVGSVATAILANLGYEVAAVTGRPETADYLRSLGATQIVAREEINETVKRPLESETWAGCVDAVGGAMLARVLGQMKYGASVAAVGLAGGANLPATVVPFLLRGVNLLGIDSVMQPYDNRLRAWERIATDLPMDKLEAMIQSATLQDLPQLGADILKGQVKGRVVVDVNG; this is translated from the coding sequence ATGTTCAACGCATTGGTCGTGAATAAGGACGAGGACACCGGAAAGACATCTGCGGCGGTCGAGCAGATCAGCCTTGATGACCTGCCCGAGGCCGAGGTGACGGTGGCGGTGGACTATTCCACCGTGAACTACAAGGACGGGCTCTGCATCGGCCCTGGTGGCGGTCTGGTCCGCAAATACCCGCATATTCCCGGCATCGACTTTGCCGGTACGGTCGAGGCGTCTTCGGATGCGCGTTACAAGGCGGGGGACAAGGTGGTCCTGACCGGCTGGCGCGTGGGAGAGGCCCATTGGGGCGGTTATTCGCAAAAGGCCCGTGTGCGCGCCGATTGGCTGGTACCGCTGCCCGAAGGGCTGACAACCCGCCAGGCGATGGCAGTGGGAACCGCTGGGTTCACCGCCATGCTGGCGGTCATGGCGCTGGAGGATCACGGGCTGCAAAAGGACCACGGTCCGGTTCTGGTGACAGGCGCCGCCGGTGGGGTTGGCTCTGTTGCAACTGCGATTCTGGCTAATCTCGGCTATGAGGTCGCGGCCGTGACCGGCCGTCCGGAGACTGCGGATTACCTGCGCAGCCTTGGCGCGACACAGATCGTGGCCCGTGAAGAAATCAATGAGACGGTCAAACGCCCGCTGGAAAGCGAAACCTGGGCAGGCTGCGTTGATGCGGTTGGCGGGGCGATGCTGGCCCGTGTGCTGGGGCAGATGAAATACGGTGCCTCCGTTGCGGCGGTGGGTCTTGCTGGTGGGGCGAACCTGCCCGCAACTGTGGTGCCCTTCCTTTTGCGCGGGGTGAACCTGCTGGGTATCGATTCCGTCATGCAGCCCTATGACAACCGCCTGCGCGCCTGGGAGCGGATCGCAACGGATCTGCCGATGGACAAGCTGGAAGCGATGATCCAGTCCGCAACTCTGCAGGATCTGCCGCAACTGGGCGCAGACATCCTCAAAGGGCAGGTCAAAGGCCGCGTCGTGGTGGATGTGAACGGGTAA
- a CDS encoding aminotransferase class V-fold PLP-dependent enzyme: MALDIDFVRGQFPAFAEPTLQGQAFFENAGGSYTCKPVIDRLMRYYTQRKVQPYAPYEASTLAGAEMDEARQRLAAILGVDTDEVSFGPSTTQNTYVLAQAFRQFLSPGEAIIVTNQDHEANTGPWRRLAEEGIEVREWKIDPATGHLDPADLETLLDENVRLVCFPHCSNVVGEINPVTEITALCHAAGAFVCVDGVSYAPHGLPNVGELGPDIYLFSAYKTYGPHQGIMVIRRALGEILPNQAHYFNGDVLYKRFTPAGPDHAQVAASAGMADYIDALCDHHGGPTEDAAARAGFVHDLMRDHEVKLLQPLLDELKDRNDLRLIGPSDAAVRAPTVAVAVNRSGAGLAEELAGHGIMAGGGDFYAVRALSAMGVDPEQGVLRMSFTHYTNENEVTQLIEALDRVL; encoded by the coding sequence ATGGCGCTGGATATTGATTTTGTACGCGGGCAGTTCCCGGCCTTTGCCGAACCCACGCTGCAAGGGCAGGCTTTTTTTGAAAACGCAGGCGGCTCTTATACCTGCAAGCCGGTGATTGATCGTCTGATGCGTTATTACACCCAACGCAAGGTTCAGCCCTATGCGCCTTACGAGGCCTCGACCCTGGCCGGGGCAGAGATGGATGAGGCCCGGCAACGGCTTGCGGCAATCCTGGGGGTGGATACCGATGAGGTCAGCTTTGGCCCCTCGACCACGCAGAACACCTATGTTCTGGCGCAGGCGTTCCGGCAGTTCCTCTCCCCGGGGGAGGCGATCATCGTCACCAATCAGGATCACGAGGCCAATACCGGCCCCTGGCGGCGGCTGGCCGAAGAGGGTATCGAGGTCCGTGAGTGGAAGATCGATCCTGCCACTGGTCATCTGGATCCGGCGGATCTGGAGACGCTGCTGGATGAAAACGTGCGCCTTGTCTGCTTTCCCCACTGCTCGAACGTGGTGGGAGAGATCAACCCGGTGACCGAGATCACCGCGCTTTGCCATGCAGCGGGGGCCTTTGTCTGCGTCGACGGGGTGTCCTACGCGCCGCATGGGCTGCCCAACGTCGGGGAGCTGGGACCGGACATTTACCTATTCTCGGCCTATAAGACCTATGGTCCGCATCAGGGGATCATGGTCATCCGCCGGGCGCTGGGCGAAATCCTTCCGAACCAGGCGCATTATTTCAACGGCGACGTTCTCTACAAGCGCTTCACCCCTGCGGGACCCGATCACGCACAGGTCGCGGCCAGCGCCGGTATGGCGGATTATATCGACGCCCTGTGCGATCATCACGGCGGCCCTACCGAAGACGCAGCAGCGCGCGCCGGGTTCGTGCACGATCTGATGCGTGACCACGAGGTTAAACTGCTGCAACCGCTGTTGGATGAGCTGAAGGACCGCAACGATCTGCGCCTCATCGGGCCAAGCGACGCCGCCGTGCGCGCGCCGACCGTGGCTGTTGCCGTCAACCGGTCTGGCGCTGGGCTGGCAGAGGAACTGGCCGGGCATGGTATCATGGCGGGCGGCGGGGATTTCTACGCGGTGCGGGCGCTCTCGGCGATGGGGGTGGACCCGGAACAGGGTGTCCTTCGGATGAGTTTTACCCATTACACTAACGAAAATGAGGTGACGCAGCTGATCGAGGCCCTAGATCGCGTGCTGTAA